From Labrus bergylta chromosome 22, fLabBer1.1, whole genome shotgun sequence, one genomic window encodes:
- the LOC109980709 gene encoding carboxypeptidase Z: MSIMLLILLQSVALVSSAPRRCDPEVRGLCKPTVQEKPKCTDVLLSYCDDMPYTQTMFPNILGHKTREEAEAGAEYLLMSVVESLLGGECNPEIRMLGCSVLAPRCEKAKVTKPCRATCEAIRKKCSHAFEAIEMAWPYFLDCDRFFVSEQEECYDPLEGLTAQQDVDDMDGMEMLPPEEPATTIKFTYHSNAQMINILKKTEDQCSNIARTYSIGRSIEGRELLVIEFSNNPGEHELLEPEIKYVGNMHGNEVLGRQLLIYLAQYLCSEYLLGNERVQTLINTTRIHILPSMNPDGYEVAVSGIQDNNDADEEGSPRYDSWNIGRNNAQNVDLNRNFPDLTSIAYNRRRQKGYRTDHIPIPDYYWFGKVAPETYAVMKWIRSIPFVLSANFHGGDLVVAYPYDLSKHPLEPNMVSLTPDEKVFKLLARTYANAHERMANENARCGSSHSNSQRGIINGAQWSSFAGGMQDFNYLHTNCFEVTVELGCDKFPPEEELFIGWHENYEALLTFMEAAHQGIKGIVKNEEGNPIKGARISVREIRHDVTSAENGDYWRLLAPGTYIVSASAPGYTRAMKRVRLPDGMSAAGRVDFVLQRAAAEPTTQEEDDTLPSMGSYDRFDPFNQYERYTLMADLSLNREERAEKPWWWSYFVLPGGPAPTWLLKRI; the protein is encoded by the exons ATGAGCATCATGCTGCTGATCCTGCTGCAGTCTGTGGCCCTTGTGTCTTCTGCTCCTCGACGGTGTGACCCAGAAGTCAGAG GACTGTGCAAGCCAACAGTGCAAGAAAAAC CAAAATGCACAGATGTGTTACTCTCCTACTGCGACGACATGCCCTACACACAGACAATGTTCCCAAACATCCTCGGACACAAGACTCGAGAGGAAGCCGAGGCCGGAGCGGAGTACCTCCTCATGAGTGTGGTGGAGTCTCTTCTTGGCGGAGAGTGCAACCCTGAGATACGCATGCTGGGCTGCTCCGTGTTGGCCCCCCGCTGTGAGAAGGCAAAGGTGACGAAGCCCTGTCGAGCCACCTGCGAGGCCATCCGTAAAAAATGCAGCCACGCGTTTGAGGCGATAGAGATGGCCTGGCCCTACTTCCTGGACTGTGACCGCTTCTTCGTCAGTGAGCAAGAGGAGTGTTATGACCCACTGGAGGGCCTCACAG CACAACAGGATGTAGATGACATGGATGGCATGGAGATGCTTCCTCCTGAGGAACCAGCCACCACAATAAAGTTCACCTATCACTCCAATGCTCAGATGATCAACATCCTGAAGAAAACTGAAGATCAATGCTCCAACATAGCAAGAACCTACAGCATCGGACGCAGTATTGAGGGCCGGGAGCTGCTTGTGATTGAGTTCTCCAACAACCCCGGAGAACATGAACTGC TTGAGCCAGAGATAAAGTATGTTGGCAACATGCACGGAAACGAAGTCCTGGGCCGTCAGCTGCTGATCTACTTGGCTCAGTACCTGTGCTCAGAGTATCTGCTGGGGAACGAACGTGTCCAGACCCTCATCAATACCACACGCATCCACATCCTGCCCTCCATGAACCCTGACGGATACGAGGTGGCGGTTTCAGGAATTCAGGACAATAACGATGCTGATGAGGAGGGG AGTCCCAGATATGATTCATGGAACATCGGCAGAAACAACGCTCAGAACGTCGACCTGAACAGGAACTTCCCTGATCTGACATCTATTGCTTACAACCGACGCAGACAGAAAGGCTACCGCACTGACCACATCCCAATCCCAGACTATTACTGGTTTGGTAAG GTGGCACCGGAGACTTATGCTGTCATGAAGTGGATCCGCTCCATCCCGTTTGTGCTCTCGGCTAACTTTCATGGTGGAGACCTGGTAGTGGCATACCCGTACGATCTGTCCAAACACCCTCTGGAGCCCAACATGGTCTCCCTCACACCAGATGAaaag gttTTCAAGCTTCTAGCAAGAACATATGCAAACGCCCATGAAAGAATGGCAAATGAAAACGCCCGCTGTGGATCGTCTCATAGTAACAGTCAGAGAGGAATCATTAATGGAGCTCAATGGTCCAGCTTTGCAGGCG GCATGCAGGACTTCAACTATCTACACACTAACTGTTTCGAGGTGACGGTCGAGCTGGGCTGCGATAAATTTCCCCCTGAAGAAGAATTATTTATCGGCTGGCATGAAAACTACGAGGCTTTGCTCACTTTTATGGAGGCA GCCCATCAAGGTATCAAAGGTATCGTAAAAAACGAGGAGGGGAACCCAATCAAAGGTGCTCGGATATCAGTGAGAGAGATCCGACATGACGTCACCTCAG CTGAAAACGGAGACTACTGGCGTCTCCTCGCCCCCGGCACCTACATCGTCTCTGCCTCGGCGCCCGGCTACACCCGAGCCATGAAGAGAGTCAGGCTCCCTGATGGCATGAGTGCGGCGGGCCGTGTGGACTTTGTGCTGCAGAGGGCTGCTGCAGAGCCCACCACGCAGGAGGAGGACGACACCCTCCCCTCCATGGGCTCCTACGACCGCTTTGACCCCTTCAATCAGTACGAGCGCTACACCCTGATGGCTGATCTGAGCCTGAACCGCGAGGAACGAGCCGAGAAGCCCTGGTGGTGGAGCTATTTCGTGCTGCCCGGAGGTCCTGCACCAACATGGCTGCTCAAACGCATTTAG
- the LOC109980683 gene encoding G-protein coupled receptor 26-like has protein sequence MDFAEILFASFIVVVAVVSLLSNLLVLLCFVHSTEIRRQVPGVFTMNLSFCNILITVLNMPATLVGIIRNQQPFGDCVCHTVSFLETFLTANTMLSMAALSIDRWIAVVFPLSYSTKMRYKDALIMVCYSWLHSFTFSLTALLFSWVDYSHAYASCTLQPSEEGSDRIKFTVFTVVFHATSFMLSLLTLCFTYLKVLKVARFHCKRIDIITMQTLFLLVDIHPSVKQRCLAEQKRRKQRATKKISIFIGSFIICFAPYVITRLAELLPFVDINRRWGIISKCLTYSKAASDPFAYSLLRQQYKKVLVTVVNRLLRRDLYPSSGHNSSLDTENDYCLQRIS, from the exons ATGGACTTTGCTGAAATCCTTTTCGCTTCGTTCATCGTCGTGGTCGCCGTCGTCTCGCTGTTGTCAAACTTGTTGGTGCTGTTATGTTTCGTCCACAGCACCGAGATTCGCCGGCAGGTTCCCGGTGTTTTCACCATGAACTTATCCTTCTGCAACATCCTCATCACTGTTTTAAACATGCCGGCCACTCTGGTTGGGATTATCCGGAACCAGCAGCCTTTTGGGGATTGCGTGTGCCACACGGTGAGCTTCCTGGAGACTTTTCTCACAGCCAACACCATGTTGAGCATGGCGGCGCTCAGCATAGACCGGTGGATAGCGGTGGTGTTCCCGCTCAGTTACTCCACCAAAATGCGCTACAAGGACGCACTGATCATGGTGTGCTACTCGTGGCTGCACTCCTTCACCTTCTCCCTGACGGCGCTGCTCTTCTCCTGGGTGGACTACAGCCACGCGTACGCGTCCTGCACCCTGCAGCCGAGCGAGGAGGGCAGCGACAGGATAAAGTTCACGGTGTTCACGGTGGTTTTTCACGCCACCAGCTTCATGCTCTCCCTGCTCACCCTCTGTTTCACCTACCTGAAGGTGCTGAAAGTGGCCAGGTTTCACTGCAAGAGGATTGACATAATCACCATGCAGACTCTTTTCCTGCTGGTCGACATCCACCCAAG TGTGAAACAAAGATGTTTAGCTGAgcaaaagaggagaaaacagagagccaCAAAGAAGATCAGCATCTTCATTGGCTCCTTCATTATCTGCTTTGCTCCTTATGTCATTACAAG GTTGGCTGAGCTTTTACCCTTTGTGGATATCAACCGCCGCTGGGGAATCATCAGTAAGTGCCTGACATACAGCAAGGCTGCATCCGACCCCTTCGCCTACTCCCTCCTACGTCAGCAGTACAAGAAAGTCCTGGTCACTGTCGTCAACAGGCTGCTACGCCGTGACTTGTACCCCTCGTCTGGCCATAACAGCTCTTTAGACACGGAGAACGACTACTGTCTTCAGAGGATCAGCTAA